CCCCGCCTTGCTGGGCTGCCTGAACCGTCGCGGCAATGAGCGCTTCGGTTATACATGGCCGGGCGGCGTCCTGGATAGCCACGATTTCCGCTCGAGGATTTAATCCGGCCAAACCGTTCCAAACGGAGTCCTGCCGCTCCGGCCCACCCCTCACGAGCCGAAATGGTTTCTTGCAATCCAACTGACGAGCCAGCTCGGTAAAGGCGTTGTCCATTCCCTGGCGGATGACCAGGACGATTTCATCAATGCACTGGCTTCGATCAAAACGGCGCCAGGTATGCGCCACGACGGGCAGGCCGTTGATTTCGAGGAAAATCTTGTCCACATTCGGCCCCATCCGCATCCCCTTGCCTGCGGCTACAATGATAGTGGAGGTCATGTTTATGATTCGGTTTCGCCCCGGGCCCGCAGGACCAGCCTGGTTTTGAGCTCATGCAGGCTTAACTCGAGTCCAGCCGGATATTGATGCGGGTTAACCAAACGTTTGATGCCAGCGTGCAGTTTGCTCAGTTGCTGTTGCACCCGCGCGCGCGTCTGCTCCAAGCCGGGAAACGCATAAACCAGATTGCCACCTCGAAAGATCGGCGCCAGCAAATCTTCACTGGAGGTCTCGGGCGCGAAATGTTTGCGGCGGGTCGGGTCGAGCGGATCGACGATGGTAAAGTTGGAAGGCAACCGGCTGCTGAGGTCATAAATGGCGTCTCCGGCAAATCCCTGGTCAGTGAGAAAGCGGCGGACCTGAAGGATACCGGGGTTGGTGATTTTGGCGGCCTGCTCCGAGAGTTTGACTTTGGGTTCC
This region of Verrucomicrobiia bacterium genomic DNA includes:
- the ispD gene encoding 2-C-methyl-D-erythritol 4-phosphate cytidylyltransferase; amino-acid sequence: MTSTIIVAAGKGMRMGPNVDKIFLEINGLPVVAHTWRRFDRSQCIDEIVLVIRQGMDNAFTELARQLDCKKPFRLVRGGPERQDSVWNGLAGLNPRAEIVAIQDAARPCITEALIAATVQAAQQGGAAVAAQSITDTIKESNDGKLVQRTLDRSRLWAVQTPQTFRVDIIRRALEEVRNRGILVTDDTAACELIGQPVLLVPSVLPNPKVTRPEDLDYVELLLKRLQP